A single region of the Pyricularia oryzae 70-15 chromosome 4, whole genome shotgun sequence genome encodes:
- a CDS encoding cytochrome b5 translates to MAEKTFTYQDVAEHNTKKDLFMVIHDKVYDATKFVDEHPGGEEVMLDVGGQDATEAFEDVGHSDEARETLDTLLVGKLERKAGDPTPKTHNSGSLAPQAQTGAASGMGIGLYAVILIGGLAAYAAYQYLQQQQQQTASA, encoded by the exons ATGGCCGAGAAGACGTTCACGTACCAGGATGTTGCTGAGCACAACACCAAGAAGGACCTCTTCATGGTGATCCACGACAAGGTCTACGATGCCACCAAGTTTGTCGACGAGCACCC TGGTGGCGAGGAGGTCATGCTGGATGTAGGCGGTCAGGATGCGACGGAGGCTTTCGAGGATGTCGGCCACAGCGACGAGGCCCGCGAGACACTAGACACTCTACTCGTTGGCAAGCTCGAGCGCAAG GCTGGCGACCCTACACCTAAGACACACAACTCGGGCTCTCTGGCACCACAGGCCCAAACGGGCGCCGCTTCGGGCATGGGCATTGGGCTGTACGCAGTTATCCTCATCGGTGGTCTCGCCGCCTACGCCGCCTACCAGtacctgcagcagcagcagcagcaaacaGCCTCCGCTTAG